From a region of the Nyctibius grandis isolate bNycGra1 chromosome 12, bNycGra1.pri, whole genome shotgun sequence genome:
- the HAS3 gene encoding hyaluronan synthase 3, whose protein sequence is MPVSLSTALRVVGTSLFALAVLGGILAAYVTGYQFIHTEKHYLSFGLYGAILGLHLFIQSLFAFLEHRRMRGEGRPVRLGPSVALCIAAYQEDPDYLKKCLRSVKRIAFPDLKVVMVVDGNGPDDTYMLDIFHDVMGSERAGSYVWRSNFHARGEGETEAGLREGLARVQALVRGTTYSCILQKWGGKREVMYTAFRALGDSVDYVQVCDSDTVLDPACTAEMLRILEADPRVGGVGGDVQILNKYDSWISFLSSVRYWMAFNVERACQSYFGCVQCISGPLGMYRNALLQHFLEDWYHQTFLGSKCSFGDDRHLTNRVLSLGYRTKYTARSKCLTETPTRYLRWLNQQTRWSKSYFREWLYNALWFHKHHLWMTYESVVTGFFPFFLIATVIQLFYRGRVWNILLFLLTVQLVGIIKATYACFLRGNAEMIFMSLYALLYMSSLLPAKMFAIATITKSGWGTSGRRTVVVNFVGLLPVSVWVAVLLGGLAYTAYSQDLFSETEVAFLISGAILYACYWVALLTLYLAIVARRCGKRPEQCGLAFAEV, encoded by the exons ATGCCAGTGAGCCTCTCCACGGCCCTGCGCGTCGTCGGGACCAGCCTCTTCGCCTTGGCGGTGCTGGGGGGCATCCTGGCCGCCTACGTCACGGGGTACCAGTTCATCCACACCGAGAAGCACTACCTCTCCTTCGGGCTCTACGGGGCCATCCTGGGGCTGCACCTCTTCATCCAGAGCCTCTTCGCCTTCCTGGAGCACCGGCGCATGCGGGGCGAGGGGCGGCCGGTGCGGCTGGGGCCCTCGGTGGCCCTCTGCATCGCCGCCTACCAGGAGGATCCCGACTACCTGAAGAAGTGCCTGCGCTCCGTCAAGCGCATCGCCTTCCCCGACCTCAaagtggtgatggtggtggacGGGAACGGCCCCGACGACACCTACATGCTGGACATCTTCCACGACGTGATGGGCTCCGAGCGCGCGGGCAGCTACGTCTGGAGGAGCAACTTCCACGCGCGGGGCGAGGGGGAGACGGAGGCCGGGCTGCGGGAAGGGCTGGCCCGCGTCCAGGCGCTGGTGCGGGGCACCACCTACTCCTGCATCCTCCAGAAGTGGGGCGGGAAGCGGGAGGTGATGTACACGGCCTTCCGGGCGCTCGGAGACTCCGTGGACTACGTCCAG GTGTGTGACTCAGACACGGTGCTGGACCCCGCCTGCACCGCCGAGATGCTCCGCATCCTCGAGGCCGACCCCCGCGTCGGCGGCGTCGGCGGCGACGTCCAG atCCTGAACAAGTACGACTCGTGGATCTCCTTCCTGAGCAGCGTGCGGTACTGGATGGCCTTCAACGTGGAGCGCGCCTGCCAGTCCTACTTCGGGTGCGTGCAGTGCATCAGCGGGCCCCTGGGCATGTACCGCAACGCCCTGCTGCAGCACTTCCTCGAGGACTGGTACCACCAGACCTTCCTGGGCAGCAAGTGCAGCTTCGGCGACGACCGGCACCTCACCAACCGCGTGCTCAGCCTGGGCTACCGCACCAAGTACACGGCTCGCTCCAAGTGCCTGACGGAGACGCCCACCCGCTACCTGCGCTGGCTCAACCAGCAGACCCGCTGGAGCAAGTCCTACTTCCGCGAGTGGCTCTACAACGCGCTGTGGTTCCACAAGCACCACCTCTGGATGACCTACGAGTCGGTGGTCACCggcttcttccccttcttcctcaTCGCCACCGTCATCCAGCTCTTCTACCGCGGCCGCGTCTGGaacatcctcctcttcctcctcaccgTGCAGCTCGTGGGCATCATCAAGGCCACCTACGCCTGCTTCCTGCGCGGCAACGCCGAGATGATCTTCATGTCCCTCTACGCCCTCCTCTACATGTCCAGCCTCCTGCCCGCCAAGATGTTCGCCATCGCCACCATCACCAAGTCGGGCTGGGGCACGTCGGGGCGCCGCACCGTCGTGGTGAACTTCGTGGGGCTGCTGCCGGTGTCGGTGTGGGTGGCCGTGCTGCTGGGCGGGCTGGCCTACACCGCCTACAGCCAGGACCTCTTCAGCGAGACCGAGGTGGCCTTCCTCATCTCGGGCGCCATCCTCTACGCTTGCTACTGGGTGGCCCTGCTCACCCTCTACCTGGCCATCGTCGCCCGGCGCTGCGGCAAGCGGCCGGAGCAGTGCGGGCTGGCCTTCGCCGAGGTCTGA